The Saccharomonospora cyanea NA-134 genome includes a region encoding these proteins:
- the ybeY gene encoding rRNA maturation RNase YbeY, whose translation MSIEIANESGIDVDEASIVSAARFALDRMEVSPLAELSVVLVTLDVMEDLHVRWMDLPGPTDVMAFPMDELEAGRRPDAVEPSPALLGDIVLCPAFAKDQARKAGHSLLDELHLLTVHGVLHLLGYDHAEPEEEREMFGLQNRILGEFRDTLAAARKQDAQRSNDDRLLGAAGLDGRSDTEQS comes from the coding sequence GTGAGCATCGAGATCGCCAACGAGTCCGGGATCGACGTCGACGAGGCTTCGATCGTGTCGGCCGCGCGGTTCGCGCTCGACCGGATGGAGGTCAGCCCGCTCGCGGAACTCTCGGTCGTCCTGGTCACGCTCGACGTGATGGAGGACCTGCACGTGCGGTGGATGGACCTTCCCGGTCCCACCGACGTGATGGCGTTTCCCATGGACGAGTTGGAGGCGGGCCGCCGTCCCGACGCGGTGGAGCCGTCCCCCGCGTTGCTCGGTGACATCGTGCTCTGTCCCGCGTTCGCCAAGGACCAGGCGCGCAAGGCCGGACACTCCCTGCTCGACGAACTCCACCTGCTCACGGTGCACGGCGTGTTGCACCTGCTCGGGTACGACCACGCCGAGCCCGAGGAGGAGCGGGAGATGTTCGGCCTGCAGAACCGCATCCTCGGCGAATTCCGTGACACGCTCGCTGCCGCACGCAAGCAGGACGCGCAGCGCAGCAACGACGACCGGTTGCTGGGAGCGGCCGGTCTCGACGGAAGGTCTGATACGGAGCAATCGTGA
- a CDS encoding FAD-dependent monooxygenase, with protein sequence MTTDVVVVGGGPNGLMLACELGLAGVRPIVLERLPEPNREPKANGLLGQVVRMLDRRGLHERLSGSAEPPQPNSAYFMFGALSLDLSLLEDSPVHALPAPQHRIEQVLQQRALELGAEIRRGHEVVGMSQDDDAVTVEIAGPAGAYRLRARYLVGADGAHSVTRKLSGIGFPGVTYDRMTVRSAHATVPTEWVDPDTGTLDVPGYGTVAPFLPHRTEHGGFSYAPLPGHPPLLSTTEWDQPETGTPMSLDELRASVRRVLGVDVPLGPPEGEGPHVLRRLTGGNTRVAERFSEGRVFLIGDAAHVFSATGGGPGLNLGLQDAVNLGWKLAAEVHGGAPPGLLNSYGTERRAAAHRMVLNAQAQSALIAPGGDVTGLREVFGELLRDRNAVRRLAELTTGADVRYDMGGAATHPLVGRFAPELALRTSTGVVRLAELTRTARPLLLDLTEEATLARTLSEWHDQVDVVTAHPQTGAPTALLLRPDCHVAWATASPHPDAADRQALRAALRRWLRPVELVRT encoded by the coding sequence GTGACCACTGATGTCGTTGTCGTCGGCGGCGGCCCGAACGGACTGATGCTGGCCTGCGAGCTGGGTCTGGCCGGGGTCCGGCCGATCGTGCTGGAACGCCTGCCGGAACCGAACAGGGAACCGAAGGCGAACGGGTTGCTCGGCCAGGTCGTGAGGATGCTCGACCGCCGTGGGCTGCACGAGCGGCTCAGCGGTAGCGCGGAGCCGCCACAGCCGAACTCCGCGTACTTCATGTTCGGCGCGCTGAGCCTGGATCTGAGCCTGCTGGAGGACAGCCCGGTCCATGCCCTGCCCGCACCACAGCACCGGATCGAACAGGTCCTGCAACAGCGTGCCCTCGAACTCGGTGCGGAGATCCGGAGAGGACACGAGGTCGTCGGTATGTCACAGGACGACGACGCGGTCACCGTCGAGATCGCGGGTCCGGCCGGGGCCTACCGGTTGCGGGCTCGCTACCTCGTCGGCGCGGACGGAGCGCACAGCGTCACGCGCAAGCTGTCGGGCATCGGTTTTCCCGGCGTCACCTACGACCGGATGACCGTCCGATCAGCGCACGCGACGGTGCCGACGGAGTGGGTCGATCCCGATACCGGCACCCTGGACGTGCCCGGATACGGCACTGTTGCGCCGTTCCTGCCCCATCGCACCGAGCACGGAGGGTTCTCCTACGCACCACTGCCCGGCCATCCGCCGCTGCTCAGCACCACGGAATGGGACCAGCCCGAGACCGGCACCCCTATGAGCCTCGACGAGTTGCGAGCGAGTGTCCGCCGCGTGCTCGGCGTCGACGTGCCGCTCGGTCCGCCCGAAGGCGAGGGGCCGCACGTGCTGCGCCGGTTGACCGGCGGCAACACCCGCGTGGCCGAGCGGTTCTCCGAGGGCCGGGTCTTCCTGATCGGCGACGCCGCTCACGTGTTCTCCGCCACCGGAGGCGGGCCCGGGCTCAACCTCGGCCTGCAGGACGCGGTCAACCTCGGCTGGAAGCTCGCCGCCGAGGTCCACGGCGGCGCCCCACCCGGTCTGCTGAACAGCTACGGGACCGAACGGCGAGCGGCCGCCCACCGCATGGTGCTCAACGCGCAGGCACAGTCGGCCCTGATCGCCCCCGGCGGCGACGTCACCGGGCTGCGCGAAGTGTTCGGCGAACTGCTCCGCGACCGGAACGCCGTGCGGCGACTCGCCGAACTCACCACGGGCGCGGACGTCCGCTACGACATGGGCGGAGCCGCCACGCACCCGCTGGTCGGCCGGTTCGCGCCCGAGCTGGCCCTGCGCACTTCGACCGGAGTCGTCCGGCTGGCGGAGCTGACCAGAACGGCACGCCCACTGCTGCTGGACCTCACCGAGGAGGCCACACTGGCGCGGACGCTGTCCGAGTGGCACGACCAGGTCGATGTCGTCACCGCCCACCCCCAGACCGGCGCGCCCACCGCCCTGCTCCTCCGCCCGGACTGCCACGTCGCCTGGGCGACCGCGTCACCCCACCCGGACGCCGCGGACCGGCAGGCACTCAGGGCGGCGCTGCGGCGCTGGCTCCGTCCCGTCGAACTCGTGCGCACCTGA
- the era gene encoding GTPase Era encodes MNDVEHRSGFACFVGRPNAGKSTLTNALVGSKIAITSSKPQTTRHAIRGIVHRDDAQLIIVDTPGLHRPRTLLGQRLNDLVRATWSEVDVVGFCVPADEKIGPGDRFIAAELAKIARHTPVLGIVTKTDLVSKDQVAKQLLELQDVMDFADLVPVSAVESYQVDTLADLLVARLPEGPELYPDGDLTDEPEQTLVAELIREAALEGVRDELPHSIAVTIEEMFPREGRDDLIDVYAHVYVERASQRGIVLGHRGSRLKEVGARARKQIEALLGSKVYLDLHVKVAKDWQRDPKQLRKLGF; translated from the coding sequence GTGAACGACGTCGAGCACAGGTCCGGGTTCGCGTGTTTCGTCGGCAGGCCCAACGCGGGCAAGTCCACGCTGACGAACGCGCTGGTGGGGTCCAAGATCGCCATCACGTCGAGCAAGCCGCAGACCACGCGGCACGCCATCCGGGGCATCGTGCACCGCGACGACGCACAGCTCATCATCGTGGACACGCCGGGCCTGCATCGTCCGCGCACGCTGCTGGGGCAGCGTCTCAACGACCTCGTGCGGGCGACGTGGTCGGAGGTGGACGTGGTCGGGTTCTGTGTGCCGGCCGACGAGAAGATCGGTCCGGGTGACCGGTTCATCGCGGCCGAGCTGGCGAAGATCGCCCGTCACACTCCAGTGCTCGGCATCGTCACGAAGACCGACCTCGTGAGCAAGGACCAGGTCGCCAAGCAGTTGCTGGAACTCCAGGACGTCATGGACTTCGCCGACCTGGTTCCGGTGTCGGCTGTCGAGTCCTACCAGGTGGACACGCTGGCCGACCTGCTGGTGGCGCGGCTGCCGGAGGGACCGGAGCTGTACCCGGACGGTGATCTCACCGACGAGCCCGAACAGACGCTGGTGGCGGAGCTGATCCGCGAGGCGGCGCTGGAGGGGGTGCGCGACGAACTTCCGCACTCCATCGCGGTGACGATCGAGGAGATGTTCCCGCGTGAAGGGCGCGACGACCTCATCGACGTCTACGCGCACGTGTACGTGGAGCGGGCCAGCCAGCGTGGCATCGTGCTCGGCCACCGGGGCAGCAGGCTCAAGGAGGTCGGGGCCAGGGCCCGCAAGCAGATCGAGGCGCTGCTGGGCAGCAAGGTGTACCTCGACCTGCACGTCAAGGTGGCGAAGGACTGGCAGCGCGATCCGAAGCAGCTCCGCAAACTCGGCTTCTGA
- a CDS encoding PhoH family protein produces the protein MAGTEPLQPNATASQESSAQSKFQIPDAAALVLLGSRDENLRVAEDILEADVHVRGNEVTLTGAPGDVAFAERVFEELVTLARRGQQVGPDTVRRTVAMLSSGGSESPADVLSMDIVSRRGRTIRPKTLNQKRYVDAIDQHTVVFGIGPAGTGKTYLAMAKAVQALQTKQVTRIILTRPAVEAGERLGYLPGTLYEKIDPYLRPLYDALHDMVDPDSIPRLMQAGTIEIAPLAYMRGRTLNDAFIILDEAQNTTPEQMKMFLTRLGFGSKVVVTGDVTQVDLPSGQRSGLRVVREILEGVNDLHFATLTSHDVVRHKLVGDIVDAYEKWQATQDAAAGDGRAVSGRGHR, from the coding sequence GTGGCCGGAACCGAACCGCTGCAACCCAATGCCACTGCGTCACAGGAATCTTCGGCTCAGTCGAAGTTCCAGATCCCCGACGCCGCCGCGCTCGTGTTGCTCGGCTCCCGCGACGAGAACCTGCGGGTCGCCGAGGACATCCTGGAGGCGGACGTCCACGTTCGGGGCAACGAGGTCACGCTGACGGGTGCGCCGGGTGACGTGGCGTTCGCCGAGCGTGTGTTCGAAGAACTCGTGACCTTGGCCCGACGCGGCCAGCAGGTCGGCCCCGACACGGTGCGCCGCACGGTCGCCATGCTGTCGTCCGGGGGCTCCGAGTCGCCCGCCGACGTGCTGAGCATGGACATCGTGTCGCGACGGGGCCGCACCATCCGCCCCAAGACGCTCAACCAGAAGCGCTACGTCGACGCGATCGACCAGCACACGGTGGTGTTCGGCATCGGGCCCGCGGGAACGGGCAAGACCTACCTGGCGATGGCCAAGGCCGTGCAGGCGTTGCAGACCAAGCAGGTCACGAGGATCATCCTCACCCGTCCCGCCGTGGAGGCGGGGGAGCGGCTGGGTTACCTGCCCGGAACCCTCTACGAGAAGATCGACCCGTACCTGAGGCCGCTGTACGACGCGCTGCACGACATGGTCGATCCCGACTCGATCCCCAGGCTGATGCAGGCGGGCACGATCGAGATCGCTCCGCTCGCGTACATGCGCGGGCGGACCCTCAACGATGCCTTCATCATCCTCGACGAGGCGCAGAACACGACGCCCGAGCAGATGAAGATGTTCCTCACCCGGCTCGGGTTCGGGTCGAAGGTCGTCGTCACCGGCGATGTGACCCAGGTCGATCTGCCCAGCGGGCAGCGCAGTGGTCTGCGTGTGGTGCGTGAGATCCTCGAAGGCGTGAACGACCTGCACTTCGCCACGCTGACGAGTCACGACGTGGTCCGGCACAAGCTCGTCGGGGACATCGTGGACGCCTACGAGAAGTGGCAGGCGACGCAGGACGCCGCGGCCGGTGACGGCCGCGCGGTGAGCGGGCGGGGACACCGGTGA
- the dnaJ gene encoding molecular chaperone DnaJ has protein sequence MAKDYYGILGVSKNATEQEIKRAYRKLARELHPDVNPSEDAQHKFSEVTTAYEVLSDPQKRKIVDLGGDPMGNGAGAGARDPFAGFGGLGDIMDAFFGAATGGARGRGPRSRVQPGSDALIRLKLTLEECATGVNKQITVDTAILCDRCRGAGTAEGGSVVTCDTCGGQGEVQSVQRSFLGQVVTARPCPTCRGYGEVITDPCQQCGGDGRVRARRDVTAKIPPGVGDGMRIRLSGQGEVGPGGGPAGDLYVEVDEAPHEDFERQGNDLHCRLRVPVTAAALGAVIPMETLVDGETDVEIQPGTQPNTEIVLPGLGMPRLRSSGRVDGRGDLHISVEVVVPTKLDDEQAELLRELARLRGEEVPTLAGNGHKPGGLFSKLRSKSR, from the coding sequence GTGGCCAAGGATTACTACGGCATCCTCGGCGTGTCGAAGAACGCGACCGAACAGGAGATCAAGCGCGCGTATCGCAAGCTCGCGCGTGAGCTGCACCCCGACGTCAACCCCTCCGAGGACGCGCAGCACAAGTTCAGCGAGGTCACCACCGCCTACGAGGTGCTGTCCGACCCCCAGAAGCGCAAGATCGTCGACCTGGGCGGCGACCCCATGGGCAACGGGGCGGGCGCCGGTGCGCGCGACCCGTTCGCCGGCTTCGGTGGCCTCGGCGACATCATGGACGCCTTCTTCGGCGCCGCCACCGGAGGTGCGCGAGGCCGGGGCCCGCGCAGCAGGGTCCAGCCCGGCTCCGACGCCCTCATCCGGCTGAAGCTGACGCTGGAGGAGTGCGCCACGGGCGTCAACAAGCAGATCACGGTCGACACCGCCATCCTGTGCGACCGGTGCCGGGGGGCGGGCACGGCCGAAGGCGGCAGTGTCGTCACGTGTGACACCTGTGGTGGCCAGGGCGAGGTGCAGTCCGTGCAGCGGTCGTTCCTCGGCCAGGTCGTGACGGCTCGTCCCTGCCCCACCTGCCGCGGCTACGGGGAGGTCATCACCGACCCGTGCCAGCAGTGCGGCGGTGACGGCCGGGTGCGGGCCCGCAGGGACGTGACGGCGAAGATCCCGCCGGGTGTGGGTGACGGAATGCGCATCCGGCTGTCCGGCCAGGGCGAGGTCGGCCCCGGCGGCGGGCCCGCCGGTGACCTCTACGTCGAGGTGGACGAGGCTCCGCACGAGGACTTCGAGCGGCAGGGCAACGACCTGCACTGCCGGTTGCGCGTGCCCGTCACGGCGGCCGCGCTCGGCGCGGTGATCCCCATGGAGACGCTGGTGGACGGCGAGACCGACGTGGAGATCCAGCCGGGTACCCAGCCGAACACCGAGATCGTGCTGCCGGGCCTCGGCATGCCGCGGCTGCGTTCGTCCGGTCGCGTCGACGGCCGTGGCGACCTGCACATCAGTGTCGAGGTCGTGGTGCCCACGAAACTCGACGACGAGCAGGCCGAGTTGCTGCGCGAGCTGGCCAGGCTGCGTGGGGAAGAGGTCCCGACCCTGGCGGGCAACGGCCACAAGCCGGGCGGGCTGTTCTCGAAGCTGCGTTCCAAGAGCCGCTGA
- a CDS encoding 16S rRNA (uracil(1498)-N(3))-methyltransferase: MGEATDTTPPIFLVPALPDGDLAVLDGEEAHHAVTVRRLREGERLTLSDGRGGTADCVARAVHPGRRPTVELRVRSTGSVPAPALRVTVAQALAKGDRGELAVELATEAGVDAIVPWRAARSVARWDDGPRGAKALGKWRATARAAAKQARRAWVPEVAEPVTTRELATVLSTADLALVLDGTATEALTDLALPEAGELVLVVGPEGGVAPEELAAFADAGARSVRLGPTVLRTSTAAAVALGALGALTARWA; the protein is encoded by the coding sequence ATGGGCGAGGCAACCGACACCACTCCACCGATCTTCCTCGTGCCCGCGTTGCCGGACGGCGACCTCGCCGTGCTCGACGGCGAGGAGGCACACCACGCCGTCACCGTGCGCCGGTTGCGCGAGGGTGAGCGACTGACGCTGTCGGACGGGCGTGGCGGGACGGCCGACTGCGTTGCCCGCGCCGTCCATCCGGGGCGCAGGCCCACCGTGGAGTTGCGGGTCCGGAGCACGGGCAGCGTGCCCGCCCCCGCACTGCGGGTGACCGTCGCGCAGGCGCTGGCGAAGGGTGATCGCGGTGAGCTGGCGGTGGAGTTGGCCACGGAGGCGGGGGTCGACGCGATCGTGCCGTGGCGGGCCGCCCGCAGCGTCGCCCGCTGGGACGACGGCCCGAGAGGAGCCAAGGCGCTCGGCAAGTGGCGGGCCACGGCCCGGGCGGCGGCCAAGCAGGCACGCCGGGCATGGGTGCCCGAGGTCGCCGAACCCGTGACCACGCGGGAACTCGCCACCGTGCTGTCGACCGCGGACCTCGCCCTGGTGCTCGACGGCACCGCCACCGAAGCGCTCACCGACCTCGCGTTGCCCGAGGCGGGCGAACTCGTACTCGTGGTCGGCCCCGAGGGCGGGGTCGCTCCCGAGGAACTCGCCGCGTTCGCCGACGCGGGTGCGCGGAGTGTCCGGTTGGGACCGACGGTGTTGCGTACGTCGACGGCGGCGGCGGTGGCTCTGGGCGCTCTGGGTGCGCTGACCGCGCGCTGGGCGTAG
- a CDS encoding SSI family serine proteinase inhibitor, which yields MPMFGATSLAACVVAAMCTGGPATAAPDSSFVLSLTDARGATTFVELTCGPAQGSHPQPDTACQALEQADGDFARLPAKEQLCTMIHSPVLARASGDWHGTPVDFTAEYSNRCFADARSGGVFSF from the coding sequence ATGCCCATGTTCGGAGCGACATCCCTCGCCGCCTGCGTGGTCGCGGCCATGTGCACGGGTGGCCCCGCCACCGCCGCGCCCGACTCCTCCTTCGTTCTGAGCCTCACCGACGCCAGGGGCGCCACCACGTTCGTGGAGCTGACGTGCGGCCCCGCGCAAGGCAGCCACCCGCAGCCGGACACGGCCTGCCAAGCGCTGGAGCAGGCCGACGGCGACTTCGCGCGACTCCCCGCGAAGGAGCAGCTCTGCACGATGATCCATTCGCCGGTACTGGCGAGGGCCAGCGGCGACTGGCACGGCACCCCGGTCGACTTCACCGCCGAGTACTCCAACCGCTGCTTCGCCGACGCTCGGTCAGGCGGCGTGTTCTCCTTCTGA
- a CDS encoding hemolysin family protein, with amino-acid sequence MTSSAIVLVVAVLLVLLGGVFAAADAAIGTASQARAEGLERMGRFGARRLVLVLRERSRHINLLLLLRMGCELTATVLVTVVMLRWVHPEWLAVLLAALIMVLVSYVIVGVGPRTIGRQHPYRVGLVAAGPVRVLGTVLGPLSRLLIVVGNAITPGGGFREGPFTTEVELRELVDLAQERGVVGTDEREMIHSVFELGDTVAREVMVPRTEIVWIEQNKTVRQALALSMRTGFTRIPVIGESVDDIVGVVNLKDLVRVSFAEDGTTREVRELMTPADFVPDSKHLDGLLKHMQRSRHHMAIAVDEYGGTAGLVTIEDILEEIVGEITDESDTDDRPPVEHVDDQVVRVSARLGVDDLGELFGVDLSEHDVETVGGLLAQRLGRVPLPGAEAEIDGLRLRAEGGKDRRGRMRITTVVARAADGRRIGPGTPSPSDDADEHDDRDRRVEHA; translated from the coding sequence GTGACCTCTTCTGCCATCGTCCTGGTCGTGGCAGTCCTTCTCGTGTTGCTCGGCGGTGTGTTCGCGGCCGCCGACGCGGCCATCGGCACGGCGTCGCAGGCCAGGGCCGAGGGCCTGGAGCGCATGGGACGGTTCGGGGCGCGCCGGCTCGTGCTGGTGCTCCGTGAACGCAGCCGGCACATCAACCTGCTGCTGTTGCTGCGCATGGGCTGTGAACTCACGGCCACCGTGCTCGTCACCGTGGTCATGCTCCGCTGGGTGCACCCGGAGTGGCTGGCGGTGCTGCTCGCCGCTCTGATCATGGTGCTGGTCAGCTACGTCATCGTGGGTGTCGGACCGCGCACGATCGGCAGGCAGCACCCGTACCGGGTGGGTCTCGTCGCGGCCGGGCCGGTGCGGGTGCTGGGCACCGTTCTCGGGCCGCTCAGCAGGTTGCTCATCGTGGTGGGCAACGCCATCACACCGGGTGGGGGTTTCCGGGAAGGTCCGTTCACCACCGAGGTGGAGCTGCGGGAACTCGTGGACCTCGCGCAGGAGCGCGGTGTCGTGGGCACCGACGAGCGGGAGATGATCCACTCGGTGTTCGAGCTCGGCGACACGGTGGCGCGCGAGGTGATGGTGCCGCGCACCGAGATCGTGTGGATCGAGCAGAACAAGACCGTGCGGCAGGCGCTGGCGCTGTCGATGCGGACCGGTTTCACGCGTATCCCGGTGATCGGCGAGTCGGTGGACGACATCGTCGGCGTGGTGAACCTCAAGGACCTGGTGCGGGTGTCGTTCGCCGAGGACGGCACGACGCGCGAGGTCCGGGAACTCATGACGCCCGCCGACTTCGTGCCGGACTCCAAACACCTGGACGGCCTGCTCAAGCACATGCAGCGGTCACGGCACCACATGGCCATCGCCGTCGACGAGTACGGTGGCACGGCCGGGCTCGTGACCATCGAGGACATCCTCGAGGAGATCGTCGGCGAGATCACCGACGAGTCGGACACCGACGATCGGCCGCCCGTGGAACACGTCGACGACCAGGTGGTGCGGGTGTCCGCGCGGCTGGGTGTCGACGACCTGGGTGAGTTGTTCGGCGTCGACCTGTCGGAACACGACGTGGAGACGGTCGGCGGCCTCCTCGCGCAGCGGCTGGGCCGCGTGCCGCTGCCGGGTGCCGAGGCGGAGATCGACGGACTGCGGCTGCGGGCCGAGGGCGGCAAGGATCGGCGAGGCCGCATGAGGATCACCACGGTGGTCGCTCGGGCCGCGGACGGCCGCCGGATCGGGCCCGGCACGCCTTCCCCGAGCGACGACGCCGACGAGCACGACGACCGCGACAGGAGAGTGGAACATGCCTGA
- a CDS encoding TetR/AcrR family transcriptional regulator: MAARRAGLREQKKQATREALRQAALRLALERGPENVRVDDIAEAAGVSPRTYNNYFSSREQAIVSAVTAEREARIAAAVADHPAGVRLADVVVEAVVAQYTDAGDPDHDAMPLITTSPTLREAFLHAATAIEHPLTDAIARRLGDTDPHTPRVLAASVTAAVRVALERWLRPAATSPATGGLVVPSGALPDLLRAALAPLVPALDAAEERYRRHR, encoded by the coding sequence ATGGCAGCACGACGGGCGGGATTGCGCGAGCAGAAGAAGCAGGCCACCCGGGAGGCGTTGCGGCAGGCGGCACTGCGGCTGGCGCTCGAACGGGGGCCGGAGAACGTGCGCGTCGACGACATCGCCGAGGCCGCCGGTGTCTCACCGCGGACCTACAACAACTACTTCTCCAGCCGTGAGCAGGCCATCGTCTCCGCCGTCACCGCCGAACGGGAAGCACGGATCGCGGCGGCGGTGGCCGACCACCCCGCCGGCGTGCGTCTCGCCGACGTCGTCGTCGAAGCGGTCGTGGCTCAGTACACCGACGCGGGCGACCCCGACCACGACGCGATGCCGCTGATCACCACCAGCCCCACGCTGCGCGAAGCGTTCCTCCATGCCGCCACGGCGATCGAACACCCCCTCACCGACGCGATCGCCCGGCGTCTCGGTGACACCGATCCGCACACCCCCCGCGTGCTCGCGGCCAGCGTGACCGCCGCGGTCCGCGTCGCCCTCGAACGATGGCTACGACCGGCCGCCACATCACCCGCGACGGGCGGACTCGTCGTGCCCTCCGGTGCGCTGCCGGACCTGCTCCGCGCCGCGCTCGCACCTCTCGTCCCCGCGCTCGACGCCGCCGAGGAACGGTACCGCCGGCATCGGTGA
- a CDS encoding siderophore-interacting protein, which yields MAERGRNGKPTIQARVVRTERLTPQMIRVVCGGEGLASFRHNGFTDSYVKVLFRVPGVRYPEPFDLAAVQESLPREQWPRMRTYTVRYHDADAGELALDILVHGDEGLGGPWASRVRPGDEVLLRGPGGAYAPRVDVDRHLFVGDESALPAIAASLEALPAGAPATVRLLVENQDEQQALSTKGAVDLRWLHRADGDDLVSEVRALDVGSGSVQAFVHGEAGMVRDLRGHLLRERGLDRELLSISGYWRQGRTDESWRKEKKAFMA from the coding sequence ATGGCGGAGCGGGGCCGAAACGGCAAGCCGACGATCCAGGCGCGGGTGGTGCGCACCGAGCGCCTCACCCCGCAGATGATCAGGGTCGTGTGCGGTGGCGAGGGACTCGCCTCGTTCCGGCACAACGGGTTCACCGACTCGTACGTGAAGGTGCTGTTCCGAGTCCCGGGCGTGCGTTACCCGGAGCCGTTCGACCTCGCCGCCGTACAGGAGTCCCTTCCGCGCGAGCAATGGCCGCGCATGCGTACCTACACCGTCCGCTACCACGACGCCGACGCCGGGGAACTCGCACTCGACATCCTCGTCCACGGCGACGAGGGACTGGGCGGACCGTGGGCGTCGCGGGTGCGGCCCGGTGACGAGGTGCTCCTGCGCGGCCCCGGCGGCGCCTACGCCCCGCGCGTCGACGTCGACCGGCATCTGTTCGTCGGCGACGAGTCCGCGTTGCCCGCGATCGCCGCGTCGCTGGAGGCGCTGCCCGCCGGGGCCCCCGCCACCGTCCGCCTGCTCGTGGAGAACCAGGACGAACAGCAGGCCCTGTCCACGAAGGGTGCCGTGGATCTCCGGTGGCTGCACCGTGCCGACGGGGACGACCTCGTGAGCGAGGTGCGCGCACTCGATGTCGGCTCCGGGTCCGTGCAGGCGTTCGTCCACGGGGAGGCCGGGATGGTGCGTGACCTCCGAGGACACCTGCTGCGCGAGCGGGGACTCGACCGGGAGTTGCTGTCGATCTCGGGCTACTGGCGGCAGGGCCGCACGGACGAGTCCTGGCGCAAGGAGAAGAAGGCGTTCATGGCCTGA
- the hrcA gene encoding heat-inducible transcriptional repressor HrcA translates to MANAEERRFEVLRAIVADYVSNQEPVGSKALVDRHNLGVSSATVRNDMAALEEEGYITQPHTSAGRVPTDKGYRLFVDRLSEVKPLSAAERRAIVQFLEGAVDLDDVLRRSVRLLAQLTRQVAVVQYPTLTSSTVRHVEVVALTPARLLIVLITDTGRVDQRTVDLGDVVGDETVARLREVLNGTLSGHRLADAAAKVSELPEQAPSDLRDVMTRVCTVLVESLVEHPEERLVLGGTANLTRNVADFPGSLRQVLEALEEQVVVLKLLAAARNPGAVTVRIGEENEDEQMRSTSVVSIGYGSDQVLLGGMGVVGPTRMDYPGTIAAVRAVATYVGRILSGR, encoded by the coding sequence GTGGCCAACGCGGAGGAGCGTCGGTTCGAGGTCCTGCGTGCCATCGTCGCCGACTACGTGTCGAACCAGGAGCCGGTGGGGTCGAAGGCCCTCGTCGACCGGCACAACCTGGGTGTGTCGAGCGCCACGGTACGTAACGACATGGCGGCGCTGGAGGAGGAGGGCTACATCACCCAGCCTCACACCAGCGCGGGCCGCGTCCCCACCGACAAAGGTTACCGGTTGTTCGTCGACCGGCTGTCGGAGGTCAAGCCGCTGTCCGCCGCCGAGCGGCGAGCGATCGTGCAGTTTCTGGAGGGCGCCGTCGACCTCGACGACGTGCTGCGGCGGTCGGTGAGGCTGCTGGCCCAGCTCACGCGCCAGGTCGCGGTGGTGCAGTACCCCACGTTGACCTCCTCCACCGTCCGGCACGTGGAGGTGGTGGCGCTCACGCCGGCCCGGCTTCTCATCGTGCTCATCACCGACACCGGCCGGGTCGACCAGCGAACGGTCGATCTCGGTGACGTCGTCGGCGACGAGACCGTGGCCCGGCTGCGCGAAGTGCTGAACGGCACCCTGTCCGGACACCGGCTGGCCGACGCGGCGGCGAAGGTGTCGGAGCTGCCGGAGCAGGCGCCTTCCGACCTGCGCGACGTGATGACGCGGGTGTGCACGGTGCTCGTCGAGTCGCTGGTCGAACACCCCGAGGAGCGGCTCGTGCTCGGGGGTACGGCCAACCTCACGCGCAACGTCGCGGACTTCCCCGGTTCACTGCGCCAGGTGCTGGAGGCGCTCGAGGAACAGGTCGTCGTGCTCAAGCTGCTCGCCGCCGCCCGCAACCCCGGTGCCGTCACGGTGCGGATCGGGGAGGAAAATGAGGACGAGCAGATGCGGAGTACCTCGGTCGTGTCGATCGGGTACGGATCGGACCAGGTACTACTGGGGGGCATGGGCGTGGTCGGCCCCACCCGGATGGACTACCCCGGGACGATCGCTGCGGTACGTGCGGTCGCGACGTACGTGGGCCGGATCCTGTCCGGGCGGTAG
- a CDS encoding histidine triad nucleotide-binding protein, producing the protein MSEHDPTEATDDSAETLFERIIAREIPADIVHETATTLAFRDISPQAATHVLVVPKTRYRTVAELAAADPALLADVVATAARVAELEGLDNGYRLVFNTGADAGQTVFHVHAHVVGGEQLGHFGRYSQ; encoded by the coding sequence TTGAGCGAGCACGATCCCACCGAAGCCACCGACGATTCCGCCGAGACGCTGTTCGAGCGGATCATCGCCAGGGAGATTCCGGCGGACATCGTCCACGAGACCGCCACCACACTGGCGTTTCGCGACATCAGCCCGCAGGCCGCCACACACGTCCTGGTGGTCCCCAAGACCCGCTACCGCACCGTTGCCGAGCTGGCGGCCGCCGACCCGGCGTTGCTCGCGGACGTCGTGGCCACGGCCGCGAGGGTCGCCGAGCTGGAAGGCCTCGACAACGGTTACCGGCTGGTGTTCAACACCGGCGCCGACGCCGGACAGACGGTCTTCCACGTGCACGCCCACGTCGTCGGAGGGGAACAGCTCGGCCACTTCGGACGTTATTCCCAGTGA